The Solibacillus sp. FSL R7-0668 genome includes the window TTGTGTTAGACACTTTAATTGTCGTAGCCGAACGCGGATTCATTTTTGAAACAGGTAAGTAAATCGTGTAGGTCGATCCGTCTTCGATAACAGAAATCTTGTCATTTGGAATCACTTCTTCTTCATTTTCATCTACATAATCTGGATTCCAGCCGTTCGGGATGTTCTTTTGTACATCCTCAATATATTGCAGGTCGCGATAATTGGCGATATAGCTCTTTTGGAGTGATGTTAAACCATTGTATAAGGCGCGAACTTTCGCAACATCTGCTTCATGTGAGGAAGTCGTCAGTTTGGAAATCGCTGTAATCACCTGCTGGGCAATGGAACGATTGTAATCTGTATTATGGTATTGATTATATTGCTCGATTTTTATGTTTACAGTTTTTTCGATTAACTTTCGATAGTTGTAATCGAGCGTATTGTAATCACGTAAGGCTGCTAAATAATTGGCCACATAGTTTGTATCCATAACATCGAGCGCATTGAAGCTATTTTCGACCGCTGTCATCTTCGCAATATTCGTATTATATGTAGTCAGTTGTGTCACATAATAGTGAGGAACCCCCGCCTTTTGTGCCTCCGTCAAGGAATCATAAGAACGATTGGCTTCTTTGACATCACGTAAAAATGTCGCCTTACCGATCGAAATGGCATTCATTTTTTTGATAAAGCTGTCTATTCCGGGTTGAACATGGTTACCATCGGAGCTTGTATTATTATAGTAATAAAAGAGACGACTGGCATTCGATACAAATTGACGCTCGTATTCGGACAAGCGGTAATAGGCATTATACGCTTCTGTTAAATAGTAATTATATGTAGTGCTTTTCGGATCAATTTTATCGATTAATTTGACGACTTCCTGCGCTTGGGTCCAGTCATATGTATTGTTGGCAGCTACATCATTACTAGCAAATGTCACAGCGGCTGGAATGGCGGCTAATGATAGTAATAATGCTGATTTTTTGTTTTTCATCTCGATCAACCTTTCTAATATTTCAATCGTAACAGTAGTGTAACATGAAAATAGAATTGGTTGTTTGATTTTCCTTATTTTATGTATATTGAAACGCTTATTGTAATTGTATTTTTAAACTGGTTCCCAACCCCAAATAATGAGATGACAGGCATCGAACTTATCTGCGGTAAGTGAAATGCCTGTTACTTTTTCAACAATCTACTACTGTATGGAGCCGGTACTTTTTAAACCTGGGTTGACCTTGATTTTTACTTTTGCATTTTTATATGCCTCTTGCCATTCATCTTTACTCATTCTGTGATTATGCAGTTTCTGTCCTTTATAATTAATCCCAAAGCCTAATGGATCATAACCTATTTTTTTCAGCTCATCTAAAAACTCCTTAAATTTTTCCTCAGCCTCCTTTTTTAACAGTTTGTTATATTTCGGTAATTCCATATTATTTAAAGCCTTTTTGGATTCAGATATATAACCGTATAACCCCATTTCAATCTCAAGCTCTATTTTATCGTCATTTAGAATATTTACTTTATAGTTTGATTTTATTGTGTCAATTTTTGCAATAAACTGTTCACCATCTTCCATAATGACAACCTCTGCATGATTGGTTTTTTCCCTTAATATATTGTATAGTGCCGTATTAAGTGAATTTAACTCATACGGTCGCTTATTGTTTGCTATTAATAATGACTTATTAATTTTAAAATGTTTGTTTTCCGCATCGATTTCGATAATGGGTAAAACAGGATCAATCCCATATTCCTTCATATTTCTTCTAAAATGAAATAAATACGTTGTGACTACATATTGACTTTCAGTTCCATTATGATCTAAAAAATTGAATAATTCCGGGTATCCGGCTCTTTCTCCCTTTGGTTCCAACTTGATGACTTCATCTGCAGTAGGTCGGCCAACCGCAATCCATGAAATCATTTGAATATCTGGTCTACGTATCAAAAAATCTAAGATCTCGTGATTTTTTTCTTCTTTAACAAGTTCTTCCCCTATGACGATCAGCTTCGTATGTCCGAAATCTAACTCCTTATCAGTATACGATTGCAATAAACGAATAGCTTCAGATAGCGTTTCCCCTGATTCGGAAATATACGAATATTCAGGTTGTGTTGATTGCTTAAAGGAACTAACTGGTTCATAAATTTTTAACGTTATTTTGTATGGTTTTTTTTCTTCATCAGACTTATCTATAGCAATCATTGCAACAAATACATTTTTATCGATATCCTTAAATGCACAGCCTGTTAAGAATAGAAGGAATAGTAGTAACAAAAAAATAAAATGCTTCTTTTTGATGTGGTTACTTGGCATATTTCATCCTCCTTTTTATAAAGAAAAATAAAATGACCATTATTGGAAAAATGACAACGACGAGATGATAAAAGTAACTCGAGTAACGAAACAGTTGATATTCATTTAGTAAGCTCACCATAAGTAACGAGATAGATATGAAAAAAGGGATAGGAAGATAGTTCCCGATAACTTTTTCTTTATATTTAATGTCATCTAATTTGAAAACAAACTTTAAAAGCTCTAAAGAGACATGCCAATGAATTAAAATACTTAAAAAGGCGATTCCTAGATAAAACAACAAAAAAATAAATAGAACGCGCTCAATCACAAAGAAATCCATGTTTAATGAATCTGATGTAGAAATCCAAGGATAAACGAGCTCGTCAATATGTTCGAATCCGTTAAAACCTATTGGAATAAAATATGTCGTAAATAATGTAACAATAGAAATCATGAAAATGAATACAAGTTGCTTCATACGAAAAGTTTGTTTTTCTTTAAAAAAACGATTAAAAAGAAATAAGTTTGCAACTCCTAAAAATATAAAAAAACTAGCAGAGAAGGAATTGAAATTAGGATACTGATTCACGTACAAAGCGGCTTCCTTTACAAAATCCCACTTTAAATTATCACTGCCATAAGCTTTAATAAAAATATATATAATAAGAGGACTCGAAATAATTAAAATAATTTCAACTGTATATAACACACGTTCAGTTTTCATTAAACAACCAAAAATAACGGATAAACTTAGGGCTAGGCAAATTTGAATAATGGGCATTTCCGGGGTAAGATATCGAATAAGCAGAAATGTAAACGTGATTAATGTTATCAATCCTGCAACAAACCAAATGACGGCTAATGAAAAGACAAATGGTAAGTGAAACCATTTAGCTGTTGTTGTTGCCAAAAGCTCTGGTAATGTTTTTCCAGGAAAGGAATTAAAAAAGCGTGTATAAATCGTGATTAGAAGAACTCCAAATATTAGTGCCATAATCATAGCAGACACTGCGCCTTCCTTATGATAATGCAAGAGTATTGCAGGAACGGAAGCAATAATATTGGCTACCATATTAATTAATATTAAGTAGTAATAAAATCTACTCATACTCATCCCTCCGTACTTCCCCTTTTTTCCTTGTTGGGCTAAATTTCAAATAAGGCTCTCCAAAGCTATCTAAATTCACTAAATACATAATTAATGCAAACAGACCTAGTGCTAATCCCGCTAAACCAAATATTGTAGTAACGAGAATAAAAAATAATCGAACGACGCGAATGGAAAAGGCCATTTCATTGACAGGAATTACAAAGGTAGAAATAGCAACTGCAGAAACGATGATGACCATAATATTTGACGCAAGAGAAGCCTCTGTAACCGCCGTCCCTAAAATTAACCCACCTACTGTAGTTGCAGTAGCACTTACCGCTTTGGGGAGCCGAATACTAGCCTCTAAAAGCATCTCCATAAAGAAAAGCATAAAGAGCACTTCAACAAATGAAGAGAAAGGAACTCCGATTCGACTGCCAGCAATAGTCAAAGCTAATTCCGTACGAAAAACTTCAGGAGCAAATGAGGTG containing:
- a CDS encoding S-layer homology domain-containing protein — encoded protein: MKNKKSALLLSLAAIPAAVTFASNDVAANNTYDWTQAQEVVKLIDKIDPKSTTYNYYLTEAYNAYYRLSEYERQFVSNASRLFYYYNNTSSDGNHVQPGIDSFIKKMNAISIGKATFLRDVKEANRSYDSLTEAQKAGVPHYYVTQLTTYNTNIAKMTAVENSFNALDVMDTNYVANYLAALRDYNTLDYNYRKLIEKTVNIKIEQYNQYHNTDYNRSIAQQVITAISKLTTSSHEADVAKVRALYNGLTSLQKSYIANYRDLQYIEDVQKNIPNGWNPDYVDENEEEVIPNDKISVIEDGSTYTIYLPVSKMNPRSATTIKVSNTITLVIPKSAVPESNESAVIVMTIDDYEDYGLNFYASIYDKELEFSTYIDIIVKGLNADDTIVKVAENGDTVAAPHKRTAKQHTIKTKTSNEYAVENDELFFYDVVTEPLRYEILQLAKRKIVSGPEENYYRPKANITLAQYATMISRAMDLPPADRASNGDLQGKWYEDAMEALVAANILDSNHSPNQIVTRKQAAQISIRMLEHAGIPISAPNYSAVRFKDFKQMTEADRYYAAVANELGIFDGKVDGRFDPNGQLTRAQMAKVLQRTLKHAKMM
- a CDS encoding Ger(x)C family spore germination protein, producing the protein MPSNHIKKKHFIFLLLLFLLFLTGCAFKDIDKNVFVAMIAIDKSDEEKKPYKITLKIYEPVSSFKQSTQPEYSYISESGETLSEAIRLLQSYTDKELDFGHTKLIVIGEELVKEEKNHEILDFLIRRPDIQMISWIAVGRPTADEVIKLEPKGERAGYPELFNFLDHNGTESQYVVTTYLFHFRRNMKEYGIDPVLPIIEIDAENKHFKINKSLLIANNKRPYELNSLNTALYNILREKTNHAEVVIMEDGEQFIAKIDTIKSNYKVNILNDDKIELEIEMGLYGYISESKKALNNMELPKYNKLLKKEAEEKFKEFLDELKKIGYDPLGFGINYKGQKLHNHRMSKDEWQEAYKNAKVKIKVNPGLKSTGSIQ
- a CDS encoding GerAB/ArcD/ProY family transporter codes for the protein MSRFYYYLILINMVANIIASVPAILLHYHKEGAVSAMIMALIFGVLLITIYTRFFNSFPGKTLPELLATTTAKWFHLPFVFSLAVIWFVAGLITLITFTFLLIRYLTPEMPIIQICLALSLSVIFGCLMKTERVLYTVEIILIISSPLIIYIFIKAYGSDNLKWDFVKEAALYVNQYPNFNSFSASFFIFLGVANLFLFNRFFKEKQTFRMKQLVFIFMISIVTLFTTYFIPIGFNGFEHIDELVYPWISTSDSLNMDFFVIERVLFIFLLFYLGIAFLSILIHWHVSLELLKFVFKLDDIKYKEKVIGNYLPIPFFISISLLMVSLLNEYQLFRYSSYFYHLVVVIFPIMVILFFFIKRRMKYAK